In Cucurbita pepo subsp. pepo cultivar mu-cu-16 chromosome LG04, ASM280686v2, whole genome shotgun sequence, the following are encoded in one genomic region:
- the LOC111793541 gene encoding NDR1/HIN1-like protein 13, whose translation MADRVHPADSPRPSTSSVSSDSKPPSLSAAAEKPSPAPGTYVIQIPKDQVYRVPPPENAYHFDRYTRRKHRRSRSRCCCCLCWLLALLVILIVLLGIAAAVFYLVVRPKSPNYSIDSIAIRGLNLTASSISAISPNFDVAVRADNPNKKIGIYYLTGSSVRIYFSDEKLSDGVLPDFFQPAKNITVFRSSVRGSGVNLSNKATNAMIDSQNRHAVPFKVEIRAPIKLKIGSVKSWKIRVKVFCDVTVDQLSAAAKIVSKNCDYSVKLW comes from the coding sequence ATGGCCGACCGCGTCCATCCCGCGGACTCTCCCCGTCCGAGCACCTCCTCCGTTTCCTCTGACTCCAAGCCTCCCTCTCTGTCCGCGGCCGCTGAAAAGCCTTCTCCTGCTCCCGGTACCTACGTCATCCAGATCCCCAAGGATCAGGTATACCGCGTTCCGCCTCCCGAAAATGCTTACCACTTCGATCGCTATACTCGCCGCAAGCACCGCCGCAGCCGTAGTCGCTGCTGTTGCTGTCTCTGCTGGCTTCTCGCTCTCCTCGTAATCCTCATCGTTCTTCTAGGTATTGCTGCTGCGGTTTTTTACTTAGTCGTTCGCCCTAAATCGCCTAATTACTCGATCGATTCCATCGCCATTAGAGGACTGAACTTGACTGCCTCGTCCATATCCGCGATTTCGCCTAATTTCGATGTTGCCGTTCGAGCGGATAATCCGAACAAGAAGATCGGAATCTATTACCTAACAGGTAGTTCGGTTCGAATCTATTTCTCTGATGAGAAGCTTTCCGATGGCGTTTTGCCTGATTTCTTTCAGCCAGCGAAAAACATCACTGTGTTCCGATCGTCTGTGAGAGGATCTGGTGTTAATCTATCGAACAAAGCGACCAACGCGATGATCGATTCGCAGAATCGGCATGCGGTACCGTTCAAAGTGGAGATTCGAGCGCCGATTAAACTGAAAATAGGATCGGTGAAGAGTTGGAAGATCAGAGTGAAGGTATTTTGCGATGTGACGGTGGATCAGTTGAGTGCGGCGGCGAAGATTGTTTCAAAGAACTGCGATTACAGTGTGAAGCTATGGTAG